The following proteins are co-located in the Apium graveolens cultivar Ventura chromosome 5, ASM990537v1, whole genome shotgun sequence genome:
- the LOC141660558 gene encoding secreted RxLR effector protein 161-like yields the protein MEECKPVSTPAEPSIKLKVDSTRDSVNPMLFKSLVGSLRYLTFTRPDIMYAVGLVSRYMEKPKQDHFMAAKRILRYIKGTFDQGLFCTHSQNSKLVGYSDSDYGGDLDDGKSTSGYVFHIGSAIFSWSSKKQQTVALSTCEAEYMAAATCACQAMWLGYILGELNIAKEGPVQIYVDNKSAISLTKNPVSHSRSKHINIKYHFLHEQVNDKIVELMHCKTEENLADIFTKPLKPDVFNNMKKKLGMQSRV from the coding sequence ATGGAGGAATGCAAGCCAGTAAGCACGCCAGCAGAACCGAGCATAAAGCTCAAAGTTGATTCAACAAGGGATTCGGTAAATCCGATGTTGTTCAAAAGTTTGGTTGGAAGTCTGAGGTACCTAACTTTTACTCGTCCAGATATAATGTATGCAGTTGGATTGGTCAGTAGGTACATGGAAAAGCCGAAACAAGATCACTTCATGGCAGCTAAAAGGATTTTGAGGTACATAAAAGGTACATTTGATCAAGGTCTGTTTTGCACGcattctcaaaattcaaaattagttGGCTACTCAGACAGTGACTATGGAGGTGACTTGGATGACGGGAAAAGCACTTCAGGCTATGTTTTTCATATTGGTTCAGCGATATTTTCGTGGTCATCAAAAAAGCAGCAGACAGTTGCCCTCTCAACATGTGAGGCGGAGTACATGGCAGCAGCAACATGCGCATGTCAGGCTATGTGGCTAGGCTACATATTGGGCGAGTTAAATATTGCGAAGGAAGGTCcggttcaaatttatgtggataatAAATCCGCTATTTCTCTCACGAAAAATCCAGTGTCACACAGTCGCAGCAAACACATCAACATAAAATATCATTTTCTTCACGAACAAGTAAATGATAAAATTGTGGAACTGATGCACTGCAAGACCGAAGAAAATTTGGCAGATATATTTACAAAGCCGTTGAAGCCGGACGTGTTTAACAACATGAAAAAGAAGCTTGGAATGCAGAGtcgagtttga
- the LOC141660557 gene encoding uncharacterized protein LOC141660557 has product MKVLLGSYDNWDIVESGYDEPTDAAAKAALSNAEKMILKETRKKEKKALYTIIQGVDESTFEKISNAKTAKDAWEILQKSFQGVEKVKKVRLQVLRGEFENLKMKSSENIGEFVTRLKTVTNEMKRNGESLDDVRVIEKLLRSLTRKFDYVVTSIEESKDLSTIPIDELVGSLQAHEQRMNQYDDVSHLEKALQSKLSIGDNSGSSSYARGRGGFRGGYCGGRGRGRQSFSRGQTSEGYHPSGRSQNFRGRGRGGYQQRGDKSQYQCYNCNKYGHFCYECRAPKVEERSHFAAAKEDKDVGTTMFLTYKGDEESKKNVWYLDSGASNHMTGHKVLFTEIDDTISGEVTFGDSSKNPVKGKVFANLWRKDIIYRCRTIPSSSEIKLRN; this is encoded by the exons ATGAAGGTATTACTCGGTTCCTACGATAATTGGGATATTGTCGAAAGCGGGTATGACGAGCCCACAGATGCAGCCGCTAAAGCAGCCCTGTCAAATGCTGAGAAGATGATTTTGAAAGAGACCCGGAAAAAAGAGAAAAAGGCGTTATATACAATTATTCAAGGAGTTGACGAATCAACCTTTGAAAAAATTTCAAATGCAAAAACGGCGAAAGACGCGTGGGAGATTCTGCAGAAATCATTCCAGGGTGTCGAGAAAGTCAAAAAGGTTCGTCTCCAAGTACTACGTGGGGAGTTCGAAAATTTGAAGATGAAGAGTTCtgaaaatattggtgaatttgttacgCGTTTAAAAACGGTGACAAATGAGATGAAAAGGAATGGTGAAAGTCTCGACGATGTTCGGGTCATAGAAAAGTTGCTCCGTTCATTAACAAGAAAATTTGATTATGTTGTTACTTCTATCGAAGAATCAAAAGACTTGTCCACGATTCCTATTGATGAGCTCGTAGGTTCTCTTCAAGCCCACGAGCAGCGaatgaaccagtatgatgatgTAAGCCATTTGGAAAAGGCGTTGCAAAGTAAGTTGTCCATTGGTGACAATTCTGGTAGTAGCAGTTATGCACGTGGCAGAGGTGGCTTTAGAGGTGGCTACTGTGGTGGACGAGGACGAGGAAGGCAGTCTTTCAGTAGAGGCCAGACATCTGAAGGGTATCATCCATCTGGTCGTAGTCAAAATTTTAGAGGCCGAGGACGAGGCGGATATCAACAACGAGGTGATAAGTCTCAATATCAGTGCTATAACTGTAATAAATATGGCCATTTCTGTTATGAGTGTAGAGCACCAAAGGTGGAAGAAAGAAGCCATTTTGCAGcagcaaaagaagacaaagatgtTGGCACTACTATGTTCCTCACTTACAAAGGAGACGAGGAAAGTAAAaagaatgtttggtatcttgactcagGGGCCAGTAATCACATGACTGGTCACAAGGTATTATTCACGGAGATTGACGACACCATCAGCGGAGAAGTTACTTTTGGTGACTCGTCAAAGAATCCGgtgaaaggaaaag tcTTCGCCAACTTGTGGAGAAAGGATATAATATACAGATGCAGGACAATTCCCTCATCATCAGAAATTAAGCTGAGGAATTGA